The following is a genomic window from Pseudomonas lurida.
GCTGGGTGATGCTGTCGTGCCAACCTGTGGAACGTTCACGATAGCGGCGGTTGAGGGTGTGGCCGTTGGCATTCAGTGCACGGTTTTCCGAGGCGTCGCCCCACAGGCTGCCTTGCTTGTAGTGGCTGGCCAGGCGCAGTTTCCAGGCATCGTTGAGGTGATGCTCAAGGGTGGCCTGGATACGGTTGTTATGGTTGTCGATATCACCGTCGTTGGGTTCCCCGAGGAAGGTGGAGCGTGATACGCCGCTGGCGTCGACGATGCCGCGGTCGAAGGTGGAGCTGTGGCGCACAAATTCGCTTTCCACCAACAGGGTGGTGTCCGGGTCCAGTTGCCAGCTGAACGAGGGCGCGACTAATACTCGCTTGCTCTGCACGTGATCGCGGAAGCTGTGGTTGTCTTCCACCGCCAGGTTGACCCGCGACAGCACGTTGCCATCACTGTCCAGCGGGGTGTTGAGGTCAAGGGCAGTGCGGTAGCGATCCCAGCGGCCCGCGCTGGTTTGCAGGGTGGCAAAGGCTTCTGGCTGGGGCTTCTTGGTGACGATATTCACCGTGCCGCCGGGATCGCCACGGCCGTACAGGCTGGCGGCGGGGCCCTTGAGCACTTCGATGCGTTCGATGTTCGCCGTGTCCGGTGTGCTCGGGTAACCACGGTTGGCGCTGAAGCCATCCTGATAGAGCTCCGACGTGGTGAAGCCGCGCACGCTGTATTCGTAGAGGGTGAGGCCACCAAAATTGTTCTGCCTGGACACACCGCCAGCAAACTCGAGGGCGCGTTCCACGTTGGTGCTGCCCAGGTCCTTGAGCACCGTAGCGGGAATCACGCTGATGGACTGTGGGATATCGCGCAGGGCGGTGTCGGTTTTGGTCGCACTGGCGGAACGCGTGGCGCGGTAGCCCATGACCGGGCTGGTGGCGGACTCATAGGCGTCGGTGGTGACGCTGATGGTGTCGAGCTCCAGGGTGTTTTCTTCGGCGAAGGCGGGATCAAGCAGCAAGCCCAAGGCCAGGCCAGCCAAGGGGGCGGTTCTTCGAGACGGCATGATAGAGCGTTCCAATATCGATATTGAAACAATATAACATGACTAATGAGAATGGATTGCTTTGAAATATTGGGTTACAGGTGCCCGCGTACGGGCACCTCGATCAAGCGCTTATTCCTCTTCCTTGACCGGCGCAGGCGGAGGGCGTAGTCCGATTTCCGCCAGCAGCTTGATCTCTTTACCGTTGCGCATGACCTGGATCGCGACCTTGTCGGTCGGTTTGATCCGCGCCACCTGGTTCATCGACTTGCGGCCATCTCCGGCCGGTTCGCCGTTGATGCTGAGGATCACATCCCCCAGTTGCAGGCCGGCTTTCTGTGCCGGGCCGTCGCGGAAGATCCCGGCGACCACGATGCCAGGCCGACCGGTCAAGCCAAAGGACTCGGCCAGCTCCTTGGTCAACGGTTGCACTTCGATCCCCAGCCAGCCGCGAATCACCTGGCCGTGCTCGATGATCGACTTCATCACTTCCATCGCCAGCTTCACCGGGATGGCAAAACCAATACCCTGGGAGCCGCCGGACTTGGAGAAAATCGCCGTGTTGATACCGGTCAGGTTGCCATTGGCATCCACCAGCGCACCGCCGGAGTTGCCCGGGTTGATCGCCGCATCGGTCTGGATGAAATCCTCGTAGCTGTTGAGGCCCAACTGGTTACGCCCGGTGGCGCTGATGATGCCCATGGTCACGGTCTGCCCTACGCCGAACGGGTTGCCGATGGCCAATGCCACGTCGCCCACGCGCAAACCGTCGGAGCGGCCGAGGGTGATCGAAGGCAGGCTCTTGAGGTCGATCTTAAGGACCGCGAGGTCGGTCTCCGGGTCGCTACCCACCACGCGAGCCAGGGTTTCGCGGCCGTCACGCAGGGCCACCACGATCTGGTCGGCACCGGTGGTCACGTGGTTGTTGGTGAGGATGTAGCCTTCTGGGCTCATGATCACCCCGGATCCGAGGCTGGACTCCATGCGGCGCTGCTTGGGGCCGTTGTCACCGAAGTAGCGGCGAAACTGTGGGTCCTCAAACAGCGGATGGGCCGGTTTGTTGATGACCTTGGTGGTATACAGGTTGACGACCGCCGGGGCGGCAATGGTGACCGCGTCGGCATAGGTCACCGGGCCTTGCACCACCGCGTTGCTCTGCGGTGCCTGCTGCAGGTTGACATCAAGGCTGGGAAGCCCCACCAGCTCGGGGAAACGCTGAATAATCAACATCGCGATCAGCACGCCAGCCAACAATGGCCATCCAAAAAAACGCAGCGCCTTGAGCATCAAGTAAGTCCTGACAGGTTGCAGGGGGCGGGAGAGCGCCCATAATGTCGCGCATTATACGAGGCTGCGAGCGCCTTCGAACGGGATATTTAGGAGTCTTTTATGGCAGTCCCCCTTACCACCCTCGTCGAGGAAGCGGACCGCTACCTCGGCAGCGCAAAAATTGCCGACTATTGCCCCAATGGCCTGCAGGTCGAGGGGCGCCCCCAGGTGATGCGTATCGTCAGCGGCGTGACCGCAAGCCAAGCCCTGCTCGATGCAGCCGTCGAGGCCCAGGCCGACCTGATCCTGGTGCACCATGGCTATTTCTGGAAGGGCGAAAACCCCTGCGTCACCGGCATGAAGCAGCGCCGCCTGAAAACGTTGCTCAAGCACGACATCAGTCTGCTGGCCTACCACCTGCCCCTGGACCTGCACCCCGACGTCGGCAACAACGTGCAGTTGGCCCGTCAACTGGACATCACCGTCGAAGGCCCGCTGGACCCGAGCAACCCGAAAATCGTCGGCCTGGTCGGCTCCCTCGCCGAGCCCCTCTCGCCCCGTGATTTTGCGCGCCGAGTGCAGGAAGTCATGGGCCGCGAACCCCTGCTGATCGAAGGCAGCGAGATGATCCGCCGCGTCGGCTGGTGCACAGGCGGTGGCCAAGGCTATATCGACCAGGCGATTGCCGCGGGCGTCGACCTGTACCTGAGCGGTGAGGCCTCCGAGCAGACCTTTCACAGCGCCCGTGAAAACGACGTCAGCTTCATCGCGGCCGGCCACCATGCCACCGAGCGTTACGGCGTACAGGCGTTGGGGGAGTACCTGGCACGGCGCTTCGCCCTGGAGCATCTGTTTATCGATTGCCCCAACCCGATCTAAGCCAGACAGCTGAACCAATGTGGGCGCTGGCTTGCCTGCGACGGCTCCAACTCGGTGTGGCTGACGTACCGAGTTGTCTGCACCGCAGGCAAGCCAGCTCCCACTCATGAACGCGTTTCACCCCCAAACCTCGGGGCATATTCATATACCGTTTCGATCTAGCCCGCGTCCTGAATAGAAGCAGGTGCTGTGCTAGCATGCCCCGCTCGAACACGGCCCGCTGGCCGTCCATAAGATCGTTTTTCCGTGAGTAACCATGGTCGACAAACTGACGCATCTGAAACAGCTGGAGGCGGAAAGCATCCACATCATCCGCGAGGTCGCCGCCGAGTTCGACAACCCGGTGATGCTCTACTCGATCGGTAAAGACTCCGCCGTGATGCTGCACCTGGCACGCAAGGCCTTTTTCCCGGGCAAGCTGCCGTTCCCGGTGATGCACGTCGACACCCGATGGAAATTCCAGGAGATGTACAAGTTCCGCGACAAGATGGTCGAGGAACTGGGTCTGGACCTGATCACCCACGTCAACCCGGACGGCGTGGCGCAGGGCATCAACCCGTTCACCCACGGCAGCGCCAAGCACACCGACATCATGAAGACCGAGGGCCTCAAGCAGGCGCTGGACAAGCATGGTTTCGATGCAGCCTTCGGCGGTGCCCGTCGCGATGAAGAGAAATCCCGCGCCAAAGAGCGCGTGTACTCGTTCCGCGACAGCAAGCACCGCTGGGACCCGAAGAACCAGCGCCCCGAGCTGTGGAACGTCTACAACGGCAACGTCAACAAGGGCGAGTCCATCCGTGTGTTCCCGCTGTCCAACTGGACCGAGCTGGACATCTGGCAGTACATCTACCTGGAAGGCATCCCGATCGTGCCGCTGTACTTCGCCGCCGAACGCGAAGTGATCGAGAAGAACGGCACGTTGATCATGATCGACGACGACCGCATCCTCGAGCACCTCTCCGACGAAGACAAAGCCCGAATCGTCAAAAAGAAAGTACGTTTCCGTACCCTTGGCTGCTACCCGTTGACGGGCGCGGTGGAGTCCGAAGCCGAGACGCTGACGGACATCATTCAGGAAATGCTCCTGACGCGAACTTCCGAGCGCCAGGGCCGTGTCATCGACCACGATGGTGCAGGCTCGATGGAAGATAAAAAACGTCAAGGCTATTTCTAAGGGGTTGTCATGTCGC
Proteins encoded in this region:
- the algW gene encoding Do family serine endopeptidase AlgW produces the protein MLKALRFFGWPLLAGVLIAMLIIQRFPELVGLPSLDVNLQQAPQSNAVVQGPVTYADAVTIAAPAVVNLYTTKVINKPAHPLFEDPQFRRYFGDNGPKQRRMESSLGSGVIMSPEGYILTNNHVTTGADQIVVALRDGRETLARVVGSDPETDLAVLKIDLKSLPSITLGRSDGLRVGDVALAIGNPFGVGQTVTMGIISATGRNQLGLNSYEDFIQTDAAINPGNSGGALVDANGNLTGINTAIFSKSGGSQGIGFAIPVKLAMEVMKSIIEHGQVIRGWLGIEVQPLTKELAESFGLTGRPGIVVAGIFRDGPAQKAGLQLGDVILSINGEPAGDGRKSMNQVARIKPTDKVAIQVMRNGKEIKLLAEIGLRPPPAPVKEEE
- a CDS encoding Nif3-like dinuclear metal center hexameric protein, which encodes MAVPLTTLVEEADRYLGSAKIADYCPNGLQVEGRPQVMRIVSGVTASQALLDAAVEAQADLILVHHGYFWKGENPCVTGMKQRRLKTLLKHDISLLAYHLPLDLHPDVGNNVQLARQLDITVEGPLDPSNPKIVGLVGSLAEPLSPRDFARRVQEVMGREPLLIEGSEMIRRVGWCTGGGQGYIDQAIAAGVDLYLSGEASEQTFHSARENDVSFIAAGHHATERYGVQALGEYLARRFALEHLFIDCPNPI
- the cysD gene encoding sulfate adenylyltransferase subunit CysD, which gives rise to MVDKLTHLKQLEAESIHIIREVAAEFDNPVMLYSIGKDSAVMLHLARKAFFPGKLPFPVMHVDTRWKFQEMYKFRDKMVEELGLDLITHVNPDGVAQGINPFTHGSAKHTDIMKTEGLKQALDKHGFDAAFGGARRDEEKSRAKERVYSFRDSKHRWDPKNQRPELWNVYNGNVNKGESIRVFPLSNWTELDIWQYIYLEGIPIVPLYFAAEREVIEKNGTLIMIDDDRILEHLSDEDKARIVKKKVRFRTLGCYPLTGAVESEAETLTDIIQEMLLTRTSERQGRVIDHDGAGSMEDKKRQGYF